One Roseimaritima multifibrata DNA window includes the following coding sequences:
- the gcvPA gene encoding aminomethyl-transferring glycine dehydrogenase subunit GcvPA, with protein MYLFHTDEDRQAMLKSIGAESVDELIHSQVPENARFEGTLQLPPALSEMEMQREVERAAAQNASAASHVCFMGGGAYDHFVPATVDAIASRGEFFTSYTPYQAEVSQGNLQAMFEYETLVTQLTGLDVSNASLYDGGSAAVEAVMMALSVVKGRNKVVTSAAVHPEYRQILETYLRGLQCELVVAPYDASGTSSGIADYIDDKTACVLIQHPNFFGRLEEVQQIADATHAAGALLVQSFDPISVGRLKRPGDMGADIAVAEGQGLGNPLNFGGPYLGIMACRNELVRRLPGRIAGQTVDRRGNRCWVLTLQTREQHIRRERATSNICSNQTLLALRATIYLSLLGPEGLKETAEHCLQKTQYMQKQVASLERFSVPFAGPVFKEFVVKDHDGSVANLIESMRGDGYLAGVPLGQWYPELSDCYLIAVTERRTRDEIDSYCRSLSQLTSEGVIAGA; from the coding sequence ATGTATTTGTTTCATACCGACGAAGATCGACAGGCGATGCTGAAATCGATCGGCGCCGAATCGGTCGACGAACTGATCCATTCTCAAGTCCCCGAAAATGCTCGGTTCGAGGGAACGCTTCAGCTCCCTCCGGCACTGTCCGAAATGGAAATGCAGCGAGAAGTCGAACGAGCGGCGGCCCAAAACGCCTCCGCCGCTTCGCACGTCTGCTTCATGGGAGGCGGTGCCTACGACCATTTCGTCCCCGCCACGGTCGATGCGATCGCTTCCCGAGGCGAATTTTTTACGTCGTACACCCCGTATCAAGCAGAAGTCAGCCAGGGAAACCTGCAAGCGATGTTTGAATACGAAACCCTGGTCACGCAACTGACAGGATTAGATGTCTCCAACGCCAGCCTATACGACGGCGGCTCGGCTGCGGTCGAAGCGGTGATGATGGCACTATCGGTGGTCAAAGGACGCAACAAAGTGGTTACCTCCGCTGCGGTGCATCCCGAATACCGGCAGATTTTGGAAACCTACCTGCGTGGTTTGCAATGTGAACTGGTCGTCGCCCCCTACGACGCTTCGGGTACCTCCAGCGGAATCGCCGATTACATCGACGACAAAACCGCCTGCGTTCTGATCCAACACCCAAACTTCTTTGGGCGACTGGAAGAGGTCCAGCAGATCGCGGATGCGACTCATGCAGCCGGCGCATTGCTGGTTCAATCGTTCGACCCGATCAGTGTCGGCCGCCTAAAACGCCCAGGCGACATGGGAGCCGATATCGCGGTTGCGGAAGGCCAAGGCCTGGGCAACCCACTAAACTTTGGCGGACCCTATCTTGGAATCATGGCCTGCCGAAACGAATTGGTTCGCCGCCTGCCAGGACGGATCGCCGGACAAACGGTCGACCGCCGCGGTAACCGTTGCTGGGTCCTGACCCTGCAAACTCGCGAACAACATATCCGCCGCGAGCGAGCCACCAGCAACATCTGCAGCAACCAAACATTGTTGGCCCTGCGAGCGACAATCTACCTCTCGCTACTTGGGCCAGAAGGCCTGAAGGAAACCGCTGAGCACTGCCTGCAAAAAACGCAGTACATGCAAAAGCAAGTGGCTTCCCTGGAACGCTTTTCAGTTCCCTTCGCGGGCCCTGTCTTTAAAGAATTTGTCGTCAAAGATCACGATGGTTCGGTCGCAAACCTGATCGAATCGATGCGTGGTGATGGATACCTAGCGGGCGTCCCACTGGGCCAGTGGTACCCCGAACTATCCGACTGCTACCTTATCGCGGTTACCGAACGTCGCACACGTGACGAAATCGATTCGTACTGCCGATCCCTATCACAGCTAACCTCTGAAGGAGTGATCGCCGGTGCGTAA
- the gcvT gene encoding glycine cleavage system aminomethyltransferase GcvT — MTSSLAATPLLPWHRSAGATLAPFAGYEMPIQYGSIVEEHQACRNAATLFDVSHMGRLRFDGTDAAALLDHLLTRRVSDLKEGQIRYSLMCNEEGGILDDVLVSNLTTPSGLNYHLLVVNASNREKIVKWITPHLADFPSVTMTDRTDLTAMIAIQGPRAMEICGNLFKSDPSRLKYYRGTITEQFSKPAIVTRTGYTGEDGIEIIVRAEEAMRIWENLILAGRKHGLIAAGLGARDTLRLEAGMPLYGHELNEQIDPLTAGLKFACNLEGRSFIGDEALRTIAQQGPTRTRVGLLPEGRRPVREGCDILSNEGAVIGSVTSGAPSPTLGKPIAMGYVDNAFAAVDSSLQIDNRGRTQAATITSLPFYKRER; from the coding sequence ATGACGTCCTCCCTTGCTGCGACGCCACTTTTACCCTGGCACCGGTCCGCAGGCGCCACACTGGCCCCGTTTGCTGGCTACGAGATGCCGATTCAGTACGGCTCGATCGTTGAAGAACACCAAGCCTGCCGAAACGCCGCCACGCTCTTTGACGTTTCCCACATGGGACGCCTCCGCTTCGACGGAACCGATGCTGCAGCGTTGTTGGACCATTTGCTGACCCGCCGCGTCAGCGATCTAAAGGAGGGCCAGATCCGCTACTCCCTGATGTGTAACGAAGAGGGAGGCATCCTGGACGACGTCCTGGTATCGAACCTAACCACCCCTTCGGGCCTGAATTACCACCTGCTGGTCGTGAACGCTTCGAACCGCGAGAAGATTGTTAAGTGGATCACGCCCCACTTGGCGGATTTCCCCTCCGTGACGATGACCGACCGCACCGACTTGACCGCGATGATCGCGATCCAAGGGCCTCGTGCGATGGAGATCTGCGGAAATTTATTCAAATCCGACCCCAGTCGCTTGAAGTATTACCGCGGCACCATCACCGAACAATTTTCGAAACCGGCGATCGTGACCCGCACCGGATACACGGGCGAAGATGGGATTGAAATCATCGTCCGCGCCGAAGAAGCGATGCGGATTTGGGAAAACCTGATCCTCGCAGGCCGTAAACATGGGCTGATCGCCGCAGGCCTGGGTGCCCGAGACACCCTGCGACTGGAAGCGGGCATGCCCCTTTACGGCCATGAACTGAACGAACAAATCGACCCTCTGACTGCAGGCCTAAAATTTGCCTGCAACCTGGAAGGACGCTCCTTCATCGGTGACGAAGCCTTGCGGACGATCGCCCAGCAAGGCCCCACCCGAACCCGTGTCGGCTTATTGCCTGAAGGACGGCGTCCGGTCCGCGAGGGCTGTGACATCCTGTCCAACGAAGGGGCCGTGATCGGCTCCGTCACCAGCGGTGCACCTTCACCAACGCTTGGCAAACCCATCGCGATGGGCTACGTCGACAACGCTTTTGCGGCGGTTGATTCATCCTTACAAATCGACAACCGCGGCCGCACGCAAGCGGCAACCATCACTTCATTACCTTTCTATAAACGTGAGCGTTAG
- the gcvPB gene encoding aminomethyl-transferring glycine dehydrogenase subunit GcvPB: MRNTQSTQLLFELSHPGRRAALLPKLDPEIAAASEPLPAHQTNDAPPPLPELAEGDVVRHFTNLSTLNMSVDTHFYPLGSCTMKYNPKRNERLASLPGLADVHPLQPAETIQGMLAILYELQHMLAEISGLPGVSLQPAAGAHGELAAMMVAQAYFAKKGENRPIVLTADSAHGTNPASAAMAGFQTKTVKSNADGLVDFEDLKSKLNDQVAVFMLTNPNTLGLFDHQIREITDAVHAAGGLVYADGANMNAILGISRPGDFGADMMHYNPHKTFSGPHGGGGPGAGPICVRDFLEPYLPSPTIRYDAEQDMYLLDDDRPDSIGRIRSFFGNTGVLLRAYFYIRSYGGEGLRQVSEDAVLGANYLLSKVKHILHVPHGDRCMHEFVASASKLKKEKGISAMDLAKRILDFGFHAPTVYFPLVVDEAVMVEPTETESKETLDAFAAALFRVTEESGDLIHDAPHSTRVSRPNDVAAARNPIMRWTKDK; the protein is encoded by the coding sequence GTGCGTAACACTCAATCAACTCAACTGCTTTTCGAACTTTCCCATCCTGGTCGCCGTGCAGCCCTGCTGCCCAAACTGGATCCAGAAATCGCAGCGGCAAGCGAACCGTTGCCAGCACACCAGACAAACGATGCACCGCCTCCACTGCCAGAATTGGCCGAAGGGGACGTGGTTCGCCACTTCACGAACCTATCGACGCTGAACATGAGCGTCGATACGCACTTCTATCCGCTGGGCAGTTGTACGATGAAGTACAACCCCAAACGAAACGAGCGACTGGCAAGCCTGCCTGGGCTGGCGGACGTGCATCCACTGCAACCGGCTGAAACAATCCAGGGAATGCTGGCGATCCTGTATGAACTTCAGCACATGTTGGCTGAAATCAGTGGGCTTCCGGGCGTTTCGCTCCAGCCCGCTGCCGGCGCGCACGGGGAACTGGCCGCGATGATGGTCGCCCAAGCCTACTTTGCGAAAAAAGGGGAAAACCGCCCGATCGTGCTGACCGCGGACTCGGCGCATGGAACCAACCCCGCCAGCGCTGCGATGGCAGGATTCCAAACCAAGACCGTCAAAAGCAATGCGGATGGCTTGGTCGATTTCGAAGATTTGAAATCAAAATTGAACGATCAGGTCGCCGTGTTCATGTTGACCAACCCCAACACACTGGGATTGTTTGACCACCAGATTCGCGAAATCACCGACGCCGTGCATGCGGCGGGCGGCCTGGTTTACGCCGACGGGGCAAACATGAATGCGATCCTGGGAATCTCACGCCCCGGCGATTTTGGTGCGGACATGATGCACTACAACCCGCACAAAACCTTTAGCGGGCCTCATGGCGGCGGAGGCCCCGGAGCGGGCCCGATCTGCGTTCGCGATTTCCTCGAACCTTACCTCCCCTCCCCCACGATCCGCTACGACGCCGAACAGGACATGTACCTGCTGGACGACGACCGACCGGATTCGATTGGTCGTATCCGAAGCTTCTTTGGCAACACGGGCGTCCTGCTGCGGGCTTACTTCTACATCCGCAGCTACGGCGGTGAAGGATTACGACAAGTCAGCGAAGACGCCGTACTGGGCGCCAACTACTTGCTAAGCAAAGTCAAACACATCCTGCACGTCCCTCACGGCGATCGCTGCATGCATGAATTTGTGGCATCGGCATCCAAGCTGAAAAAGGAAAAAGGGATTTCAGCGATGGACCTTGCCAAACGGATCTTGGATTTTGGGTTCCACGCACCAACGGTTTACTTCCCGCTGGTTGTCGACGAAGCGGTCATGGTCGAACCGACGGAAACCGAAAGCAAAGAAACCCTCGATGCATTTGCAGCCGCCCTGTTCCGCGTTACCGAGGAATCGGGAGACCTGATCCACGACGCTCCACACAGCACGCGGGTCAGCCGCCCCAATGACGTTGCGGCTGCACGCAATCCAATCATGCGATGGACCAAGGACAAGTGA
- the gcvH gene encoding glycine cleavage system protein GcvH — protein sequence MNPEQLLYAETHEWVHIDDQGDQKIATLGISAFAIEQLNDLVYMDLPAVGTALDAGQEFGEVESVKAVSPLYTPIAGEVLEVNSDLPDNLEWLNEEPYGKGWVIKLKVTDDSGLANLLDHAAYEKQCAESG from the coding sequence ATGAACCCGGAACAATTGCTCTATGCAGAAACCCATGAATGGGTCCATATCGACGACCAGGGCGACCAGAAAATTGCCACCCTGGGAATCTCGGCTTTTGCGATCGAACAACTGAATGACTTGGTCTACATGGACCTGCCCGCCGTTGGCACCGCCCTGGATGCGGGCCAAGAATTTGGCGAAGTCGAATCGGTCAAAGCGGTCAGCCCCCTCTACACCCCGATCGCCGGCGAAGTCCTGGAAGTCAATTCCGACTTGCCTGACAACCTGGAATGGCTGAACGAAGAACCGTACGGCAAAGGCTGGGTGATCAAACTGAAAGTCACCGATGATTCCGGCCTAGCAAACTTGCTGGACCATGCCGCTTACGAAAAACAGTGTGCTGAATCGGGCTGA
- a CDS encoding lipoate--protein ligase family protein, which translates to MDQGQVSDSQPANNPASSSDASTGGASADQSPRLIIDGPSSAAWNMALDQAILDSVSAGGGPVLRFYEWDVPTLSLGYFQSLADRSGHAASHSIPVVRRSTGGGAIVHHHELTYSLTLPITDRAATSVQRIYDRVHSAIRKTMLEFGVALERAGQRPAPPTPPFLCFQRRAEEDLLCAGYKVGGSAQRRTARAVLQHGSILLNVSQFAPELPGITDLSGRHMKRSEIYEALCKHLPPQQGPPTEWIKSSPFEMELKQADNWVEKRFTEPGWLKRRP; encoded by the coding sequence ATGGACCAAGGACAAGTGAGCGACAGCCAGCCTGCCAATAACCCGGCCTCCTCCAGCGATGCCAGCACTGGCGGTGCCTCCGCGGATCAATCGCCGCGGTTGATCATCGACGGTCCGTCCAGCGCCGCCTGGAACATGGCGTTGGACCAAGCGATCCTCGATTCGGTGTCCGCAGGCGGAGGCCCGGTGCTGCGGTTTTACGAATGGGATGTGCCAACGCTTAGCCTCGGTTATTTCCAATCGCTCGCCGATCGGTCGGGGCATGCCGCCAGCCATTCGATACCGGTTGTCCGGCGTTCAACCGGAGGCGGAGCGATCGTGCATCACCATGAATTGACGTACAGCCTCACGCTTCCGATCACCGACCGAGCCGCAACATCGGTTCAGAGAATCTATGATCGGGTGCATTCGGCAATCCGCAAAACGATGCTGGAATTTGGCGTGGCACTGGAACGGGCCGGGCAGCGTCCCGCCCCCCCCACACCTCCATTCCTCTGCTTTCAGCGTCGCGCCGAAGAAGACCTTCTTTGTGCGGGCTATAAGGTCGGCGGAAGTGCGCAGCGAAGGACCGCCCGAGCGGTACTGCAGCATGGCAGCATCTTGCTAAATGTCAGTCAATTTGCTCCGGAATTGCCGGGCATAACCGACCTATCTGGCCGACATATGAAAAGGAGCGAAATTTACGAAGCACTCTGCAAACACCTGCCCCCTCAACAAGGGCCCCCTACAGAGTGGATTAAGTCAAGTCCTTTTGA